From the Vicia villosa cultivar HV-30 ecotype Madison, WI unplaced genomic scaffold, Vvil1.0 ctg.000212F_1_1, whole genome shotgun sequence genome, one window contains:
- the LOC131625416 gene encoding uncharacterized protein LOC131625416 encodes MANILKGGSVILSFFSSRTTTLSRPSTTTPHCSFRSKFPFLSLSSTSRPRTLTGFPSFCTVASEPVPEAVTAETNSNGENDKSVRDSAGLLDIRVGRILRAWKHDEAETLYVEEVDIGEPEPRIICSGLVNYIPLEHLQGKKVIVLSNLKPRNMRGVKSSGMLMAASDSKHENVELLFPPEEANPGERIWFGSEDEKDNQPEAAKPNQIQKKKIWELVQPHLKTDASCMAMLGEHVMRTSVGAVACQSLQNANIS; translated from the exons ATGGCTAACATTTTGAAGGGTGGCAGTGTTATCCTCTCATTTTTCTCTTCACGAACCACCACACTCTCCCGACCATCAACAACAACACCCCACTGCTCATTTCGTTCCAAGTTCCCTTTTCTCTCACTCTCTTCTACCTCACGCCCTAGAACCCTAACTGGATTTCCTTCCTTTTGCACTGTTGCCTCCGAGCCAGTCCCGGAAGCCGTAACTGCTGAAACCAATAGCAATGGTGAAAATGATAAGAGTGTTAGAGATTCTGCCGGGTTGCTTGACATAAGAGTCGGTCGCATTCTCAGGGCATGGAAACATGATGAAGCTGAAACTCTTTATGTCGAGGAAGTTGATATTGGTGAGCCTGAACCTAGAATCATTTGCAGTGGCCTTGTCAATTACATCCCTCTTGAACACCTTCAG GGAAAAAAAGTTATTGTTCTTTCGAATCTGAAGCCAAGGAATATGCGTGGTGTCAAGTCAAGTGGAATGTTGATGGCTGCTTCTGATTCAAAGCATGAGAATGTTGAACTTCTGTTCCCTCCTGAGGAAGCAAATCCCGGTGAAAGAATCTGGTTTGGATCTGAAGATGAAAAGGACAATCAACCTGAAGCTGCCAAACCGAATCAG ATACAAAAGAAAAAGATATGGGAATTAGTACAGCCTCATCTTAAGACAGATGCTTCTTGTATGGCGATGCTAGGTGAGCATGTAATGCGTACATCTGTAGGCGCAGTGGCATGCCAGTCTTTGCAGAATGCAAATATCTCTTGA
- the LOC131625417 gene encoding pentatricopeptide repeat-containing protein At2g06000-like, translated as MTLSLIFTTFRISNTTLVTHYHTLKPNKPEAWFVKIVSTLFLRFTNPLDVTFSRYVRNHLTPSLTLQIITKLNNPQLGFTFFQFTKQKLNLSYSFWTYNFLLRSLCQENQHSSAKLVYHSMRADGLLPDSRLLGFLVSSFAFVDRFDVSKEFINDALCNKVDVNVAVYNNFLNILVKSNRLHDAVSLFRELVRFNLNIDIFTFNILIRGFCVIGEIDEAFRFLNNMRSFGCYPDVVSYNTLIHGLCRINEVDRARDLVREICLRSEFGPNVLSYTIVISGYCKLSKMKEASSVFDEMVTSGAKPSVATFNALIYGFVKAGDMASALGIHKRMLFHGCSPDVVTFTLLIDGYCRVGQLNYGLDVWNEMKARNVSANLYTFSILISAMCRSNRLEDARELLRLLNQSDIVPQPFIYNPVIDGYCKSGNVDEANAIVVDMVNKCKPDKLTFTILIIGHCMKGRAPEAIGIFYKMLATGCSPDEVTIRTLSSCLLKSGMPSEAAHIKEALFKNQSTNSYMQQSLY; from the coding sequence ATGACACTTTCTCTCATCTTCACCACTTTCCGAATTTCCAATACTACCCTCGTCACCCATTACCACACTCTGAAACCCAACAAACCCGAAGCATGGTTCGTCAAAATCGTTTCCACCCTCTTTCTCCGCTTCACAAACCCACTCGACGTTACATTTTCGCGTTACGTTCGTAACCACTTAACCCCTTCACTTACATTACAAATTATCACAAAACTAAACAACCCTCAATTAGGTTTCACCTTTTTCCAATTCACCAAACAAAAATTGAACCTTTCTTATTCATTTTGGACTTACAACTTTCTCTTAAGGTCCCTTTGTCAAGAAAATCAACACAGTTCAGCAAAACTTGTTTATCATTCTATGAGGGCTGATGGGTTGTTGCCTGATAGTAGGTTGTTGGGATTCTTGGTTTCTTCTTTTGCGTTTGTTGATAGGTTTGATGTTTCCAAGGAGTTTATTAATGATGCTTTGTGTAATAAGGTTGATGTAAATGTTGCTGTTTATAATAACTTTCTTAACATTTTGGTTAAATCTAATAGGTTACACGATGCTGTTAGTTTGTTTAGGGAGCTTGttagatttaatttgaatataGATATATTCACATTCAATATCTTGATTCGAGGTTTCTGCGTTATTGGAGAAATCGACGAGGCGTTTAGGTTTTTGAATAATATGAGAAGTTTTGGTTGTTACCCGGATGTTGTTAGTTATAATACTCTTATACATGGTTTATGTAGAATAAACGAGGTTGATAGAGCAAGAGATTTAGTTAGAGAGATTTGTTTGAGAAGTGAGTTTGGTCCTAATGTTTTGAGTTATACGATAGTGATATCGGGTTATTGCAAACTGAGTAAGATGAAGGAGGCTTCTTCTGTTTTCGATGAAATGGTTACGTCTGGAGCTAAGCCTAGTGTAGCTACTTTTAATGCACTCATTTATGGATTTGTTAAGGCAGGTGACATGGCTTCTGCGCTAGGAATACATAAGAGGATGCTGTTTCATGGTTGTTCTCCTGATGTTGTTACTTTCACTTTGTTAATTGATGGATATTGCCGAGTTGGGCAGTTGAACTATGGTTTGGACGTTTGGAATGAAATGAAAGCGAGAAATGTTTCTGCAAATTTGTATACTTTCTCGATTCTTATTAGTGCTATGTGCAGGAGTAATAGACTAGAAGACGCTCGTGAGCTTCTAAGACTATTGAATCAGAGTGACATTGTTCCACAACCATTTATCTACAATCCTGTCATTGATGGATATTGTAAATCCGGTAATGTTGATGAAGCTAATGCAATTGTGGTAGATATGGTGAACAAATGTAAACCGGATAAGCTAACATTTACTATTCTTATTATCGGTCATTGTATGAAAGGAAGAGCACCTGAAGCAATTGGTATCTTTTACAAGATGTTGGCGACCGGTTGTTCACCTGATGAAGTTACTATTAGAACTTTAAGTTCATGTCTTTTGAAGTCTGGAATGCCTAGTGAGGCTGCTCACATTAAGGAAGCTCTATTTAAGAATCAAAGTACAAATTCATATATGCAGCAGTCTCTTTATTAA